CGCCGGGGGAAAAAACAAACTTCCCCATAATGACTATTTCCATAGCCGTTGTTACAAACCAGCACAGAACACTGGTAAATCACATCCAGGTGGGGGAACTTGCCGCAGACCTCAAAGATTACGCCAAATCGTTACCGGGCAGTTCCTATGCCGTTGATAAACGAACAGACAACAGGCAGAAAATATTGAACAAAGCTCCGGGAAAAAACAAATAAGTCCAAATTCCCAAAGGGGAACCGAGCTCTGAGAATCTATTTCTCTTCTTCGAGCTTCTTTCGATAAACTTCCAGAAACTCTTCTTCATAAGTAAGCAGATTAATCCCCATACCGGAGAGCCCTTCCTTGTAAAAAGCAGGGGGGATCTTCCTGAAACGCATCACTTCACCCACCAGTTCGTGATCAACACCCTTTTCGTCTTTAATGGTCAAATAAAGAACGGTTCCTTCGGGATAGATGATATTGGTTTTTATAAACAATCCCTTTTCAGAAATGTCTATGATGTAAGCCCACTTCGCCGGAGGCCTTTCCAGGCCGAAAAGTATGGGTTTGTTAAATCCGATACGCTCGCTTGTCCTCTTCTCATCGATGGCCATTAACAATACTCCTTACCAATTAATAAGGGTTAATTTGTCCTTTATAGCTAATCTTTGTTTAAAGAAATCTCCACTAATTCAAAACCCGGATAAGAGGGCTGAAAAATAAGTCCTCTCAAAACAGGCAACCATCATCCTCTTCGGAAGAAAGACCTCATAAGAAGCAACAGATGTCCCGGTGTCGGAGAAATACGAAACTGAGTGCGCATAGCCTTGCGATACATTTTATTCGTTTCTGCCCGTTTTGAAAGTCCCTTAAGAATTTTCACGGCCTCTCTTTTTTCCTTCTTTTTGGCAAGCTGCCTTACCAGCTCAAGGGTCGTATCAAAATGCCAGGGTTTTATTTTAAAGGCAATACGAAGAAGCCTGACAGACTTGTCCCTGGTCGATTTTTTATGAAAGTGCTTACTTCCTTCCATAAGAATGGCAAGCGC
The DNA window shown above is from Deltaproteobacteria bacterium and carries:
- a CDS encoding PilZ domain-containing protein encodes the protein MAIDEKRTSERIGFNKPILFGLERPPAKWAYIIDISEKGLFIKTNIIYPEGTVLYLTIKDEKGVDHELVGEVMRFRKIPPAFYKEGLSGMGINLLTYEEEFLEVYRKKLEEEK